Proteins encoded by one window of Lasioglossum baleicum chromosome 4, iyLasBale1, whole genome shotgun sequence:
- the LOC143208341 gene encoding uncharacterized protein LOC143208341 isoform X3, protein MLSILKRGNRNTCKEEINRNQWRRDHKIFRITIESREIGDTSGKVQVSQLNLVDLAGFERAHKIDDAQEQQIDVSLLAFESTIVQLDELQNVQRDISLPKSKLTQLLQPSLSGNCLIAIIFTVVPISLEETYFSLSFACQAKKIKNKPKKNEVTSDTSLLVRYSKLLTKLQTELQSIKNGNPSIDVDNEDSKLREEYQNNRLVEDQIRLLQKQIISGSTSDRSEPYKCRTRRRQSGCNSGTFKSHLPVYQNKSGLPTIKEISPEKPHGKGNMHSVDVQNQTLRTALADFELDLIEWKLDSESKENAGSLEEEDVDVTDNLTVGEFEDIDGRVTPDRQDSSVQTIFRNSTLESPSTPKKILRKYIFDLTKDLVELREFTTLEKQILREEGHPGINNVDDQLLKQSDLIRHKEEELHLHSSSLIVQLEEEKVELTEKLELKIQELEEIKSDVQGLKADIEKLQQTILLLTNENMEMSTKLNAEKERMNEAELNIRKTIDGLHARISQVMEEKINLECNLAVLKNQLQSLRSQMSEPRNDEQLPVNYQIKIDTLVSENIDLSATLAEKNEELEKIKESKPLLYDHECLYKDQLAALTKRNEGLMIENNNLSTDLMDKIEENEMLQKECDVLKNKIIITEQANATDNDVEHLRSENHILKTEVLELKMKVTMLSEENAKFSNNLFETIQDLDNSRSEKFTSSSPHSSGTFEEVSSEESREALFEKIAMLQEKISELTSLNKKLSDLKLTTCSQCAHLRNLNDSRISLKIEKKILNRKVEELQKQFDQKCLDIEALKSKVNQDLNLSFADTSLNTSFADGLNVSFIEKKVDHLNNELQTMKDDNDKLIVLYQEKCDELEKLHDEVGDSKDIKPKKNIVKDESRIQKIQISIDQVRDDIDELKKNSVNFTSMLNKFRTEKASLLKEINTLRSINEQLQQRVSDTEISAATATEKAHVLEAELLNMNKEIEQYSEKEKEIESGKLKLEMELENKDIVINRLHKTIDDLNECVSSLKNELDSMLTQKNELAVVKETIEQKYSNELNLLQEEYQKIDAEKKQCSDAEKRATLWAKALETDVEKLQTDLGKQESLYKEVQEKVSQLETLLEESELEKEVLKQNLQALEKLVTDSKDNLAIKYKTEFEIIEKKFEQYTKESEIKLQKINETLSKYVDENDNLTQELTKLRAIELKFQEMKENEYMFLEEKALANDDKKVKGELSTVKESMIKELKALKHKLNSVDLLSKTANEIFIIFLQTVMTKEEEMIKTMKELFEQDKQKLEDEKRQSADAEKRATSWADELERETEKLQMDLTKRESTHKQQQDKIYELERVLEENNLEKETLKEKVETLKVELNNLQTEFDKQCKVDCRREEAIMIAQKKEKEMQEEHNKRETKLEQKLKSQKETYEKRIEDLVHTIESYKTKNLDLKSNIEGLEANEKQLKNIIDANALELKANDQTINKLGIELEQLTEAHKEVNCEVQQTTFRIEEISALLKNKCDLISEYKAKLEATLPDYELLKDQVKERKASIERYKEQMGELKMEKEKQIEMIKDKLNSEQIKNVGLNKQLHELNNKNIALVEELDALKGKFEELQSANTKLERKIRNSTSKVKAEAEMENLKDLNKRLQNNLDGASNRIIELQDSKNKILKELVDLTGQYELLSQENAEITITLSSYKSRQSSPCFLLGDGKYDTLLQEKNKTALELESKKLLLNQRDIEIKEHLSRVKELSVKNKELDELLRDRAGVIHEREKEIAKLKDKLYLHRIENKLIRELEEKLTNLREENEQLQKNLESFKSRPQIDTRQMDDVKLHNEKVVNSLRREITDLQEKVNEYEDRLDQKSSSSGSRCVSPAFGISRRRQSRNKIFNEKRQLENLSDEINIDKSDETCQTCQILRKRIQELDLQIVLKNGHIATLELQIQSENFPYHQKCKELEERLLSYRNKNVDLGCEIRKLQRTLSDVNALECETCRKWRFNRRNQSCQTVPEIPSGVLTPNNGIVNDCAKVTKLEKEKTLMKDLCRVRNRRIKELEDKLQQLSHKSPEFDTENDMISTVTTVPANLLDLRMPVNYRRNIWNDY, encoded by the exons TACGTTACTCGAAACTGCTAACTAAACTTCAAACAGAGCTGCAG AGTATAAAGAATGGAAATCCATCCATAGACGTAGATAACGAAGATTCCAAGTTACGAGAGGAGTATCAAAACAATCGTTTAGTAGAGGACCAAATCCGGTTGCTTCAGAAGCAAATTATTTCCGGAAGCACCTCGGACCGTTCGGAACCATATAAATGTAGAACTAGAAGACGACAAAGTGGGTGCAACAGTGGAACGTTCAAATCGCACTTGCCTGTATACCAAAATAAATCCGGATTGCCAACGATTAAAGAAATATCGCCTGAAAAACCACACGGAAAAGGCAACATGCACTCGGTCGATGTCCAAAATCAGA CGTTGCGGACAGCACTTGCCGACTTTGAATTAGATTTGATCGAATGGAAACTGGATTCCGAGTCCAAAGAAAATGCTGGTAGTCTCGAAGAAGAGGATGTTGATGTTACCGATAACTTAACCGTCGGAGAATTTGAAGATATTGACGGCCGCGTGACGCCTGATAGACAAGATTCATCTGTACAAACAATATTCAG AAACAGCACTCTAGAATCTCCTAGCACACCAAAGAAAATTCTACGCAAATATATTTTCGACCTGACCAAAGATCTTGTTGAACTCCGCGAGTTCACCACTTTAGAGAAACAGATATTGCGCGAGGAAGGCCATCCTGGCATCAAT AACGTGGATGATCAATTGTTGAAGCAATCTGACTTGATCAGACACAAGGAAGAGGAACTTCACTTGCACTCCTCGAGTTTGATAGTCCAATTGGAAGAAGAGAAAGTGGAGCTAACGGAGAAACTTGAATTAAAGATTCAGGAACTGGAAGAAATAAAAAGTGACGTCCAAGGTCTCAAGGCGGACATAGAAAAGTTGCAACAGACTATCTTATTGCTAACAAACGAAAACATGGAAATGTCGACGAAATTGAACGCCGAGAAGGAACGCATGAATGAAGCCGAACTTAATATCCGGAAAACGATCGACGGCTTGCACGCGCGCATTTCACAGGTCATGGAAGAGAAAATCAATTTGGAATGTAATTTAGCGGTTCTAAAAAATCAGCTGCAATCTCTCCGTTCACAAATGTCGGAACCTCGCAACGACGAACAACTGCCTGTGAATTATCAGATTAAAATTGATACTTTAGTGTCAGAGAACATTGATCTAAGCGCCACTCTTGCAGAAAAGAATGAGGAGCTCGAGAAGATCAAAGAGAGTAAGCCGCTGTTGTACGATCACGAGTGTTTGTACAAAGACCAACTCGCGGCTCTCACAAAGAGGAATGAGGGCTTGATGATCGAGAACAACAATCTTTCAACTGACTTAATGGACAAGATCGAGGAGAATGAGATGTTGCAAAAGGAGTGCGACGTACTGAAGAACAAGATAATAATCACGGAGCAAGCGAATGCTACTGACAACGATGTCGAACATTTGCGATCGGAGAACCATATTCTGAAAACCGAAGTCTTGGAGTTGAAGATGAAGGTAACAATGTTATCGGAGGAGAATGCAAAATTTTCGAACAACTTGTTCGAGACTATACAGGATCTAGACAATTCGCGTAGCGAGAAATTTACTAGTTCTTCGCCACATTCGTCGGGCACGTTCGAAGAGGTGTCGTCGGAAGAAAGTCGCGAGGCCttgtttgagaaaattgcaATGTTACAGGAAAAGATCAGCGAACTAACTTCTTTGAACAAGAAGCTGAGCGACTTGAAGCTGACCACCTGCAGCCAATGCGCGCACTTGAGGAACTTGAACGACAGTCGCATATCCCTGAAGATCGAGAAGAAAATTCTAAACCGTAAAGTGGAAGAGCTACAAAAGCAATTCGATCAGAAATGCTTGGACATCGAGGCGTTGAAGTCGAAAGTCAATCAGGACCTGAACTTGAGCTTCGCTGACACATCCTTGAACACCAGTTTCGCGGACGGATTGAACGTCAGCTTCATCGAGAAGAAAGTTGACCATCTGAACAACGAGTTGCAAACGATGAAGGATGACAATGACAAGCTAATTGTTTTGTATCAGGAAAAATGCGACGAACTCGAAAAGCTTCACGATGAAGTGGGCGACTCGAAAGACATCAAGCcgaagaaaaatattgttaaagaCGAGAGTAGAATTCAGAAGATCCAAATCAGTATTGATCAAGTGAGAGATGACATAGACGAGTTGAAGAAAAATAGCGTGAACTTTACTTCCATGCTGAATAAATTCAGAACGGAAAAAGCAAGTTTATTGAAAGAGATCAATACGTTGCGAAGTATTAATGAACAGCTGCAACAGAGGGTATCGGATACTGAAATATCGGCGGCCACTGCCACAGAAAAGGCGCACGTTCTTGAAGCTGAATTATTAAACATGAACAAGGAGATCGAACAGTATTctgagaaagagaaggagatagAGAGCGGGAAGTTGAAGCTAGAAATGGAATTGGAGAACAAAGATATTGTCATTAATAGGCTGCATAAAACCATAGACGATTTAAACGAGTGTGTCTCGTCTCTGAAGAACGAGTTGGACTCGATGCTGACTCAGAAAAACGAATTGGCTGTTGTTAAAGAGACCATCGAGCAGAAATACTCGAATGAATTGAATTTATTGCAAGAGGAATATCAGAAAATAGATGCGGAAAAGAAACAGTGCTCGGACGCGGAGAAACGAGCTACATTGTGGGCCAAGGCGTTGGAAACGGATGTGGAGAAGCTGCAGACGGATTTAGGAAAACAGGAAAGCCTGTACAAAGAAGTGCAAGAAAAGGTTTCGCAACTGGAAACTCTTCTGGAGGAAAGCGAACTTGAAAAGGAAGTATTAAAGCAGAATTTACAAGCGCTCGAAAAACTTGTAACCGATTCCAAAGACAATCTAGCGATTAAATATAAAACGGAATTTGAAATCATAGAAAAGAAGTTTGAACAGTACACGAAAGAATCCGAGATCAAGCTGCAGAAGATTAACGAAACGCTAAGCAAGTACGTTGACGAGAACGACAATCTGACGCAAGAGCTTACGAAGCTTCGAGCCATCGAGTTAAAATTCCAAGAAATGAAGGAGAACGAGTACATGTTCCTCGAGGAGAAAGCATTAGCTAATGACGATAAGAAGGTGAAGGGAGAATTGAGCACAGTTAAGGAATCCATGATTAAGGAACTGAAAGCGTTGAAGCATAAATTGAATTCGGTGGACCTCTTGAGCAAGACTGCAAACGAAATTTTCATAATCTTTCTGCAGACTGTCATGACCAAGGAAGAGGAAATGATCAAAACTATGAAAGAACTATTCGAACAAGATAAACAGAAACTAGAGGACGAGAAAAGGCAGAGCGCTGACGCAGAGAAACGTGCCACGTCGTGGGCCGATGAACTGGAGAGGGAGACTGAAAAATTGCAGATGGACTTGACAAAACGCGAGTCAACCCACAAACAACAACAGGACAAGATCTACGAGTTGGAGCGTGTCTTGGAGGAGAACAATCTCGAGAAAGAGACGCTTAAAGAGAAGGTGGAGACGCTGAAAGTTGAATTGAACAACTTGCAAACTGAATTCGATAAACAGTGCAAAGTAGATTGTCGGCGGGAAGAAGCGATTATGATCGCTCaaaagaaggagaaagagatGCAAGAAGAACATAATAAGAGAGAGACCAAACTTGAGCAGAAATTGAAGTCTCAGAAGGAGACTTACGAGAAGAGAATAGAGGATCTCGTGCACACCATAGAATCCTATAAGACGAAAAATCTGGATCTGAAGAGCAACATCGAAGGACTCGAAGCTAATGAAAAGCAGCTGAAGAATATTATTGACGCGAACGCGTTGGAGTTAAAGGCAAACGATCAGACCATAAATAAACTGGGAATCGAGTTGGAACAGCTTACAGAAGCCCACAAAGAAGTGAATTGTGAGGTACAGCAGACGACGTTCCGAATCGAAGAGATTTCGGcattgttaaaaaataaatgcgACCTTATATCCGAATATAAGGCGAAGCTCGAAGCCACTTTGCCGGATTATGAACTATTGAAGGATCAGGTGAAGGAGCGTAAAGCGTCTATAGAACGGTATAAAGAACAAATGGGAGAGCTGAAAATGGAGAAAGAGAAGCAGATCGAAATGATCAAAGATAAACTAAATTCCGAGCAGATAAAGAACGTTGGATTGAACAAGCAGTTGCACGAATTGAACAACAAAAATATAGCCTTGGTGGAGGAGCTGGATGCCCTCAAAGGGAAATTTGAGGAGCTACAAAGTGCAAACACGAAGCTGGAGAGGAAGATTAGGAATAGCACGAGCAAAGTCAAGGCGGAAGCGGAGATGGAAAATTTGAAGGATTTAAATAAAAGATTGCAGAATAATTTGGACGGAGCCAGCAATCGTATAATAGAGCTGCAGGATTCAAAAAATAAGATTTTGAAAGAGTTAGTGGACTTGACGGGTCAGTATGAATTATTGTCCCAAGAGAATGCTGAGATCACGATAACCTTATCGTCCTACAAGTCCAGGCAATCTTCACCGTGCTTCTTACTGGGTGATGGTAAATACGATACTCTGCTACAAGAGAAAAATAAAACTGCCTTGGAACTGGAAAGCAAGAAATTATTGTTGAATCAGAGAGACATAGAAATTAAAGAACATTTGAGCCGCGTGAAAGAGTTATCtgttaaaaataaagaactggATGAACTATTGAGAGATCGTGCTGGAGTCATACATGAACGTGAAAAGGAGATCGCGAAGTTGAAAGATAAATTGTACCTTCATAGAATAGAAAACAAACTAATCAGAGAGTTGGAAGAAAAGTTGACCAACCTGAGGGAGGAGAATGAACAACTTCAGAAGAACCTCGAGTCGTTCAAATCGAGACCGCAAATCGACACAAGGCAGATGGATGATGTGAAATTGcataatgaaaaagttgtgaacTCGCTTAGAAGAGAAATCACAGACTTACAAGAGAAAGTGAACGAGTACGAGGACAGATTGGACCAAAAGAGCAGCAGCAGTGGCTCGAGATGTGTTAGTCCTGCTTTTGGAATTAGCAGAAGAAGACAaagcagaaataaaatattcaacgaAAAGAGGCAACTCGAAAATCTATCGGACGAAATAAATATCGACAAGAGCGACGAAACTTGTCAAACTTGTCAAATATTACGAAAGAGGATCCAAGAATTGGATTTACAGATTGTTCTAAAGAATGGGCACATAGCGACACTGGAACTGCAAATTCAAAGCGAAAACTTCCCTTATCATCAGAAATGCAAGGAATTGGAGGAACGTCTTCTGTCGTATCGCAATAAA AACGTGGATCTTGGTTGCGAGATAAGAAAACTTCAGAGGACTTTGAGTGATGTGAACGCATTGGAATGTGAGACATGTAGGAAATGGCGATTCAACAGAAGAAATCAGAGTTGTCAAACAGTGCCAGAGATACCGTCAGGAGTATTGACTCCAAACAATGGGATAGTCAAT GATTGCGCGAAGGTGACGAAATTGGAAAAAGAGAAGACGTTGATGAAGGACTTGTGCCGAGTACGAAACCGTCGAATAAAAGAACTGGAAGATAAGTTGCAGCAACTTTCTCACAAAAGTCCTGAATTTGATACGGAGAATGATATGATATC AACAGTAACAACAGTTCCAGCGAATTTGTTGGATCTCAGGATGCCAGTAAACTATAGAAGGAACATATGGAATGATTATTAG